A region of the Agromyces sp. CF514 genome:
CATCGAGCCGTGCGGCGCGTCGCCCGCGAGCAGGAAGCACGCCGAGTCCGCGGTATGCCCCGGCGTCGCGAGCACGTCGATCACGAGCCCGGCCGCCGTGATGCGCTCCCCGTCGACGAGCGGCTCCGCGTCGATGCAGAACGCCGCGTCGATCGCGCGCACCGGAGCACCCGTCAGCTCGGCGAAGCGCACGAGGCCGTCGCGATGATCGGCGTGATGGTGGGTGAGCAGCACGAGCTCGATCGGGCCGAACGCGGCGAGTCGCTCGAGGTGCCCCTCGTCGAGCGGTCCGGGGTCGACGACCACGGCGCCCGGCGCGCCCGGCGCTCGCAGCACGTACGAGTTCGTGCCGTCGAGCGTCATCGGGCCGGGGTTCGGTGCGAGCAGGCGGGTCGCCAGTCGCGAGACGGACGACGGATGGATGCCGCGGCGAACGTGGTGGGGCAGCAGGTCGGCCATGCCCGAAGTGTACGCGCGAGCGGGTCGCTCCCGCCCGAGCGCGCGGCGAGGTCGGACGGTGCGGAATCCGGCCGACGGTTCTAGGGTGGGGAGCATGTCCGGCGAGCTCGACGCACTGATGGACGATGGGGTCATGGGGTACGCGGCCACGGTCGTGCTGCTTCGCGACGGCGAGCGCGGGGTCGAGGTGCTGCTGGCCGAGCGCCCGCACCGTGGCAGGTATCCCGGCGCCTGGGTGTTCCCGGGTGGCGCGGTCGAACCCGAAGACGTCGCAGACGGCTCGCCAGACGACGAGGGAGCCGCGCGGCGCGCGGCCGTGCGCGAGACGCAGGAGGAGGTCGGGCTGGTGCTCGCCACCCACGATCTTGTGCCGTTCGCGCACTGGACGCCGCCGCCCGGAGCGCCGTCGCCGCGCCGGACGTGGTTCTTCGCGGCGCGCGTGCCCGAGGGCGACCTCGTGCTCGCTCCCGACGAGGTCGTGCAGGCCGAGTGGCTGCGCCCCGACGACGTGCTCGAACGCCACGCGCTGGGCGGCATGACGCTGTGGCCGCCGACCTGGGTGACGGTGCACGGGCTGACCGGCGCGGCATCCGTCGACGAAGCGCTCGCCGAGCTCGCGAGCGGCGAGGTCACGCCCTACGTCTCGCGCTACAGCGACGACCGCACGGCCGTGATCTGGCAGGACGACGAGGCGTTCGACTCCGACGCGGAGCGCCCCGACGCGCACGCCGTGCCCGACGAGGGACCCGACGCGCACGGCACCAGGCACCGCCTCATCATGGACCGCCTGCCGTGGATCTACACGAACACCCTCGGCGCCGGGTTCTGAGCGCGTGACCGACGTCACGGTCGTCGGCAGCGGCCCGAACGGCCTCGTCGCCGCGGTCGTCATGGCGCGCGCCGGCCTCTCGGTGCGCGTGCTCGAGGCGGCGTCGACGCTCGGCGGCGGCGTGCGCACGGCCGAGCTCACGCTGCCGGGGTTCCGGCACGACGTGGGGTCCGCCGTGCATCCGGCCGCGCTCGCGTCGCCCGTGTTCCGTCGGCTCGGCCTGCTCGACCGCGTCGAGTGGATCGTGCCGGAGGCCTCGTACGCGCACCCGCTCGACGGCGGGCGGGCGGGCATCGCCTGGCGCGACCTCGACCGCACGGTCGACGGCCTCGGCGCCGACGGGCCGGCGTGGCGGCGGCTCGTCGCGCCGTTGCTCGCCCGCGAGCGCGGCGTCGCGGCATTCACCGGGTCGCAGCTGCTCCGGGTGCCCCGTGATCCCGTCGCGGCGGCCCTCTTCGGGCTGCGCGCCCTCGAGCAGGGCGTGCCGCAGCTCTGGAACACGCGGTTCTCGGGCGAGACCGCCGAGGCGCTGTTGACGGGAGTCGTCGCGCACGCCGCTGGGCCGATGCCCTCGCTCGCCTCCGCCGGGGCCGGGCTGCTGCTCGCGATGCACGGCCACGGCGTCGGATGGGGGTTCCCCCGCGGCGGGTCGCAGGCCATCGCCGACGCGCTCCTCGCCGAGCTGCGCGAGCGCGGCGCCGAGATCGTCGCGGATGCCGCGGTCGGCAGCCTCGACGAGGTGCGCGACTCGCGCGTGGTGTTGCTCGACACGACGCCCGAGCTGCTGCTGCGCGAGCACCTGCCCGCCGGTTACGCCAGGGCGCTGCGGCGGTACCGCTACGGATCGGGCGTGGCCAAGGTGGACTTCGCACTCGCCGGCCCCGTGCCGTGGGCGAACCCGGAGGTGTCGGAATCCGCGACCGTGCACCTCGGTGGCACGCGCGCCGAGATCGCGGCGGCCGAGAACGCCGTGCACCGCGGCCGGCAGCCCGGGGTCGGCGGTGCGCCGCGGCATCCGTACGTGCTCGTGACGCAGCCGAGCCTGTTCGACCCGACGCGCGCGCCCGAGGGCCGTCACGCGCTATGGGCGTACACGCACGTGCCTGCCGGGTCGACGTTCGACGCGACCGAGCTCATCACCGCCGAGGTCGAGCGGTTCGCGCCCGGATTCCGCGACCTGGTGCTCGCCTCGGCGTCGAGCAGCGCGGCCGAGATGGCCGAGCGCAACGCCAACCACGTCGGCGGCGACATCTCGGCCGGCGCGCTCACGCTCGCGCAGCTCGTGAAGCGGCCCGTGGTGTCGCCCACGCCGTGGCGAACGCCGCTGCCCGGCGTCTACCTCTGCTCGAGCGCGACCCCGCCCGGGCCCGCCGTGCACGGCATGAACGGGTGGTGGGCGGCCAGGCTCGCCCTGCGCGACCGGTTCGGCATCCGCTGACCCGATGCGCCGACCCGACGACCCGATGCGCCGATCCGACGCCCGTCGAACGTGCCGGGCGTAGCGTGAGGGCGTGGAGCCGTTCGGCTGGTTCGACGCGCGCGACTACGAGGTCGCGCGCGAGGTGCTGCAGCGCGGGGTCGCCGCGCTCGCGCTCGTCGCGTTCGTCTCGACGCTGAACCAGTTCCGGCCGCTCCTCGGCGAGCACGGCCTGCTGCCGGTGCCCCGCCTCCTCGCGGTCACGCATGGGCGCCTGCGCGGGCCGAGCGTGTTCCGCTGGGGCTACAGCGATCGCCGGCTCGTGGTCGTGGCGGTCGCGGGCGCGGTGCTCGCGGCATCCGTCGTCGTCGGCCTGCCGCAGCTCGGGCCGCCGTGGGTGCCGCTGCTCGTGTTCCTCGTGCTCTGGGGGCTGTACCTGTCGATCGTGAACGTGGGGCAGACGTTCTACGGCTTCGGCTGGGAGATGCTGCTCTGCGAGGCACTGTTCACGGTCGCGTTCCTCGGTTCGTCGCAGGTGCCGCCGCCGATCACCATCGTCGTGGCCACGTGGTGGCTCGTGTTCCGGCTCGAGTTCGGGGCGGGCATGATCAAGATCCGCGGCGGGCGGGAGTGGCGCGACCTCACCGCGCTCATGTACCACCACGAGACGCAGCCGATGCCGGGCCCGCTGAGCCGGCAGGCGCACCTGCTGCCGCCCTGGTTCCACCGCGGCGAAGTGCTCGGCAACCACTTCGCGCAGCTCGTCGTGCCGTTCCTGCTCTTCGTGCCCTGGATCGGCGGGGCCCCGGTGGGCGCGATCGCGGCGCTCGTCGTGATCCTCACCCAGCTCTGGCTCATCGTGACCGGCAACTTCGCGTGGCTCAACTGGATCACGGTCGTGCTCGCGGCGTCGGCGATCCCCGACCGGGTGTGGCACGCCGTGATCCCCGTGATCCCGGCCGACCTCGGCGCGGGCGGGGCGGATGTCGCGGCGAGCCCGCCCTGGTGGATCGCGGTCGTGCTCGCGGCATCCGCCCTGCTGCTCGCGCTCAGCTGGTGGCCGCTGCGCAACCTCGTGTCGCGCCACCAGCTCATGAACGCGAGCTTCAACCGGTGGATGCTCGTGAACGCCTACGGCGCGTTCGGCACCGTCACGAAGCGCCGCATCGAGATCGTGGTCGAGGGCACGGAGTCGACCGCGGCCGACGCCC
Encoded here:
- a CDS encoding NUDIX hydrolase encodes the protein MSGELDALMDDGVMGYAATVVLLRDGERGVEVLLAERPHRGRYPGAWVFPGGAVEPEDVADGSPDDEGAARRAAVRETQEEVGLVLATHDLVPFAHWTPPPGAPSPRRTWFFAARVPEGDLVLAPDEVVQAEWLRPDDVLERHALGGMTLWPPTWVTVHGLTGAASVDEALAELASGEVTPYVSRYSDDRTAVIWQDDEAFDSDAERPDAHAVPDEGPDAHGTRHRLIMDRLPWIYTNTLGAGF
- a CDS encoding NAD(P)/FAD-dependent oxidoreductase, whose product is MTDVTVVGSGPNGLVAAVVMARAGLSVRVLEAASTLGGGVRTAELTLPGFRHDVGSAVHPAALASPVFRRLGLLDRVEWIVPEASYAHPLDGGRAGIAWRDLDRTVDGLGADGPAWRRLVAPLLARERGVAAFTGSQLLRVPRDPVAAALFGLRALEQGVPQLWNTRFSGETAEALLTGVVAHAAGPMPSLASAGAGLLLAMHGHGVGWGFPRGGSQAIADALLAELRERGAEIVADAAVGSLDEVRDSRVVLLDTTPELLLREHLPAGYARALRRYRYGSGVAKVDFALAGPVPWANPEVSESATVHLGGTRAEIAAAENAVHRGRQPGVGGAPRHPYVLVTQPSLFDPTRAPEGRHALWAYTHVPAGSTFDATELITAEVERFAPGFRDLVLASASSSAAEMAERNANHVGGDISAGALTLAQLVKRPVVSPTPWRTPLPGVYLCSSATPPGPAVHGMNGWWAARLALRDRFGIR
- a CDS encoding MBL fold metallo-hydrolase, encoding MADLLPHHVRRGIHPSSVSRLATRLLAPNPGPMTLDGTNSYVLRAPGAPGAVVVDPGPLDEGHLERLAAFGPIELVLLTHHHADHRDGLVRFAELTGAPVRAIDAAFCIDAEPLVDGERITAAGLVIDVLATPGHTADSACFLLAGDAPHGSMLTGDTILGHGTTIIADPDGALGPYLESLQRLHAIGRTSGGHVAVLPGHGPVLQDLGDICDEYLAHRAERLDQVRTVLAALGADPADPSTVAKVVDSVYAETDAAVRPAAEASVRAQLAFLRTHG
- a CDS encoding lipase maturation factor family protein translates to MEPFGWFDARDYEVAREVLQRGVAALALVAFVSTLNQFRPLLGEHGLLPVPRLLAVTHGRLRGPSVFRWGYSDRRLVVVAVAGAVLAASVVVGLPQLGPPWVPLLVFLVLWGLYLSIVNVGQTFYGFGWEMLLCEALFTVAFLGSSQVPPPITIVVATWWLVFRLEFGAGMIKIRGGREWRDLTALMYHHETQPMPGPLSRQAHLLPPWFHRGEVLGNHFAQLVVPFLLFVPWIGGAPVGAIAALVVILTQLWLIVTGNFAWLNWITVVLAASAIPDRVWHAVIPVIPADLGAGGADVAASPPWWIAVVLAASALLLALSWWPLRNLVSRHQLMNASFNRWMLVNAYGAFGTVTKRRIEIVVEGTESTAADAPDDAWHEYAFKGKPGDVRAVPRQWAPYHLRLDWLMWFLPLGRMWEPWFEVFLLRLLEADAATLRLLAHDPFDGRPPTLVRVRAYRYRFATRAEFRERRVRWIRTLEGEVMPPTGLR